The proteins below are encoded in one region of Chrysemys picta bellii isolate R12L10 chromosome 4, ASM1138683v2, whole genome shotgun sequence:
- the API5 gene encoding apoptosis inhibitor 5, protein MPTVEELYRNYGILADATETAGQHKDAYQVILDGVKGGAKEKRLAAQFIPKFFKHFPELADSAINAQLDLCEDEDVSIRRQAIKELPQFATGDNLPRVADILTQLLQSDDSAEFNLVNNALLSIFKMDAKGTLGGLFSQILQGEDIVRERAIKFLSTKLKTLPEEVLTKEVEELILTESKKVLEDVTGEEFVLFMKILSGLKSLQTVSGRQQLVELVAEQADLEQTFNPSDPDCVDRLLQCTRQAVPLFSKNVHSTRFVTYFCEHVLPNLSSLTTPVEGLDIQLEVLKLLAEMSSFCGDMEKLESNLKKLFDKLLEYMPLPPEEAENGENAGNEEPKLQFSYVECLLYSFHQLGRKLPDFLTSKLNAEKLKDFKIRLQYFARGLQVYIRQLRLALQGKTGEALKTEENKIKVVALKITNNINVLIKDLFHIPPSYKSTVTLSWKPVQKADAGQKRTSEDTTSSSPPKKAPAGPKRDARQIYNPPSGKYSSNLGNFSYEQRGGFRGGRGRGWGGRGNRSRGRIY, encoded by the exons ATGCCGACCGTGGAGGAGCTTTACCGCAACTATGGGATCCTGGCCGATGCCACCGAGACCGCGGGGCAG CATAAAGATGCGTATCAGGTGATATTGGATGGCGTAAAGGGAGGTGCCAAGGAGAAGAGACTAGCAGCACAGTTTATTCCAAAGTTCTTCAAACATTTCCCTGAGCTGGCTGATTCAGCTATCAATGCCCAACTGGACCTCTGTGAGGATGAAGATGTTTCT ATCCGACGCCAAGCCATCAAGGAGCTGCCTCAGTTTGCCACAGGAGATAATCTTCCCCGGGTGGCAGACATACTGACCCAGCTTCTGCAGTCAG ATGATTCTGCAGAATTCAACTTGGTGAACAATGCTCTGCTAAGTATATTTAAGATGGATGCTAAAG gGACACTGGGAGGCTTGTTCAGTCAGATTCTTCAAGGAGAGGATATTGTGAGAGAACGAGCCATCAAGTTCCTCTCTACAAAACTCAAGACCCTGCCTGAGGAAGTGCTAACAAAGGAAGTAGAGGAGCTCATATTAACTGAATCAAAGAAG GTCCTTGAAGATGTGACGGGTGAGGAATTTGTCCTTTTCATGAAGATATTATCTGGCTTAAAAAGCTTACAGACAGTGAGCGGGAGGCAACAACTGGTGGAACTCGTAGCTGAACAAGCTGACCTGGAGCAAACCTTCAATCCGTCCGATCCAGATTGTGTGGACAGACTCTTGCAGTGCACTCGACAGGCAGTGCCACTCTTCTCA AAAAATGTTCATTCTACAAGGTTTGTGACTTACTTCTGTGAGCATGTGTTACCAAACCTCAGTTCCCTGACTACTCCAGTGGAGGGCCTTGATATCCAGTTAGAG GTATTGAAACTACTTGCTGAAATGAGTTCGTTTTGTGGTGACATGGAAAAGTTAGAATCAAACTTGAAGAAGCTTTTTGATAAATTACTG GAGTACATGCCACTCCCTCCAGAGGAAGCAGAGAATGGGGAAAATGCTGGCAATGAAGAGCCCAAGTTGCAGTTCAGCTATGTGGAGTGTTTGTTGTATAGCTTTCATCAGCTGGGGCGAAAGCTTCCAGACTTCCTCACGTCCAAGCTCAATGCAGAGAAATTGAAAGACTTCAAAATCAG GCTACAGTATTTTGCCCGAGGGTTGCAGGTTTATATACGGCAGCTTCGTCTGGCACTTCAAGGAAAAACAGGTGAAGCCTTAAAAACAGAAGAG AACAAAATTAAAGTGGTTGCCTTGAAAATAACTAATAACATCAATGTTCTAATCAAG GACCTTTTTCACATTCCCCCTTCTTACAAAAGCACAGTTACGCTGTCCTGGAAACCTGTACAGAAGGCTGACGCAGG TCAAAAAAGAACTAGTGAAGATACAACCTCAAGTTCACCACCGAAGAAGGCTCCAGCAGGACCAAAAAGGGATGCCAGGCAAATATACAACCCACCCAGTGGGAAATACAGTAGCAACCTCGGCAACTTTTCTTATG AGCAGAGAGGTGGTTTCCGGGGTGGCCGAGGGAGAGGCTGGGGAGGACGAGGTAATCGCAGTAGAGGAAGAATCTACTGA